Proteins from a genomic interval of Cucumis melo cultivar AY chromosome 7, USDA_Cmelo_AY_1.0, whole genome shotgun sequence:
- the LOC103494504 gene encoding prolyl 4-hydroxylase 1 isoform X5 has protein sequence MVSAQMRIVFGLLTFVTVGMIIGALLQLAFLRRLEDSIGTEFLPAGRLHKTQYDSQRQLPRVTVKNREFSKELGGNQFNPGLPNWINDKEAEILRLGYVKPEVVSWSPRIIVLHNFLSTEECDYLKGIALPRLEISTVVDTKTGKGVKSDFRTSSGMFLSHHEKNYPMVQYRYEKNQFYKPHHDYFSDTFNLKRGGQRIATMLMYLSENIEGGETYFPKAGSGECSCGGKTVPGLSVKPAKGDAILFWSMGLDGQSDPNSIHGGCEVLSGEKWSATKWMRQKSTLVP, from the exons ATGGTTTCCGCTCAGATGAGGATTGTCTTTGGTCTCTTGACCTTTGTCACCGTTGGCATGATCATCG GTGCTTTGTTACAACTAGCATTTTTAAGAAGGCTGGAGGACTCTATTG GCACGGAGTTTCTACCTGCTGGAAGGTTACATAAAACTCAGTATGATAGCCAACGTCAATTGCCCCGAG TGACCGTAAAGAATCGTGAATTTAGTAAAGAACTTGGAGGGAATCAATTCAATCCAG GCCTTCCTAATTGGATTAATGACAAAGAAGCAGAAATTCTTCGTCTTGGCTAT GTTAAACCAGAAGTAGTAAGCTGGTCACCACGAATCATAGTATTGCATAATTTTTTGAGCACAGAG GAGTGTGACTACCTTAAGGGAATAGCACTTCCTCGCCTTGAAATTTCCACTGTTGTGGATACGAAAACCGGAAAG GGCGTTAAGAGTGATTTTAGAACGAGCTCTGGAATGTTTTTAAGTCATCATGAGAAAAACTATCCAATGGTccag TACAGGTACGAGAAGAATCAATTTTACAAGCCTCATCATGACTACTTTTCTGATACT TTTAACTTGAAGCGTGGTGGTCAGCGGATTGCAACTATGCTTATGTATTTAAGTGAAAACATTGAAGGAGGAGAAACCTACTTTCCGAAG GCTGGTTCTGGCGAGTGTAGTTGTGGTGGGAAGACCGTTCCAGGACTGTCGGTTAAACCAGCCAAAGGAGATGCAATACTTTTCTGGAGCATG GGGTTAGATGGGCAATCAGATCCAAATAGCATTCATGGAGGGTGTGAAGTACTGTCAGGCGAAAAATGGTCTGCCACAAAATGGATGAGGCAAAAGAGTACTCTGGTACCATAA
- the LOC103494504 gene encoding prolyl 4-hydroxylase 1 isoform X4 codes for MVSAQMRIVFGLLTFVTVGMIIGALLQLAFLRRLEDSIGTEFLPAGRLHKTQYDSQRQLPRVTVKNREFSKELGGNQFNPGLPNWINDKEAEILRLGYECDYLKGIALPRLEISTVVDTKTGKGVKSDFRTSSGMFLSHHEKNYPMVQAIEKRISVYSQIPVENGELIQVLRYEKNQFYKPHHDYFSDTFNLKRGGQRIATMLMYLSENIEGGETYFPKAGSGECSCGGKTVPGLSVKPAKGDAILFWSMGLDGQSDPNSIHGGCEVLSGEKWSATKWMRQKSTLVP; via the exons ATGGTTTCCGCTCAGATGAGGATTGTCTTTGGTCTCTTGACCTTTGTCACCGTTGGCATGATCATCG GTGCTTTGTTACAACTAGCATTTTTAAGAAGGCTGGAGGACTCTATTG GCACGGAGTTTCTACCTGCTGGAAGGTTACATAAAACTCAGTATGATAGCCAACGTCAATTGCCCCGAG TGACCGTAAAGAATCGTGAATTTAGTAAAGAACTTGGAGGGAATCAATTCAATCCAG GCCTTCCTAATTGGATTAATGACAAAGAAGCAGAAATTCTTCGTCTTGGCTAT GAGTGTGACTACCTTAAGGGAATAGCACTTCCTCGCCTTGAAATTTCCACTGTTGTGGATACGAAAACCGGAAAG GGCGTTAAGAGTGATTTTAGAACGAGCTCTGGAATGTTTTTAAGTCATCATGAGAAAAACTATCCAATGGTccag GCAATTGAAAAAAGAATTTCTGTCTATTCTCAAATACCAGTAGAAAATGGAGAGCTAATTCAAGTGTTAAG GTACGAGAAGAATCAATTTTACAAGCCTCATCATGACTACTTTTCTGATACT TTTAACTTGAAGCGTGGTGGTCAGCGGATTGCAACTATGCTTATGTATTTAAGTGAAAACATTGAAGGAGGAGAAACCTACTTTCCGAAG GCTGGTTCTGGCGAGTGTAGTTGTGGTGGGAAGACCGTTCCAGGACTGTCGGTTAAACCAGCCAAAGGAGATGCAATACTTTTCTGGAGCATG GGGTTAGATGGGCAATCAGATCCAAATAGCATTCATGGAGGGTGTGAAGTACTGTCAGGCGAAAAATGGTCTGCCACAAAATGGATGAGGCAAAAGAGTACTCTGGTACCATAA
- the LOC103494504 gene encoding prolyl 4-hydroxylase 1 isoform X7: MVSAQMRIVFGLLTFVTVGMIIGALLQLAFLRRLEDSIGTEFLPAGRLHKTQYDSQRQLPRGLPNWINDKEAEILRLGYECDYLKGIALPRLEISTVVDTKTGKGVKSDFRTSSGMFLSHHEKNYPMVQAIEKRISVYSQIPVENGELIQVLRYEKNQFYKPHHDYFSDTFNLKRGGQRIATMLMYLSENIEGGETYFPKAGSGECSCGGKTVPGLSVKPAKGDAILFWSMGLDGQSDPNSIHGGCEVLSGEKWSATKWMRQKSTLVP; the protein is encoded by the exons ATGGTTTCCGCTCAGATGAGGATTGTCTTTGGTCTCTTGACCTTTGTCACCGTTGGCATGATCATCG GTGCTTTGTTACAACTAGCATTTTTAAGAAGGCTGGAGGACTCTATTG GCACGGAGTTTCTACCTGCTGGAAGGTTACATAAAACTCAGTATGATAGCCAACGTCAATTGCCCCGAG GCCTTCCTAATTGGATTAATGACAAAGAAGCAGAAATTCTTCGTCTTGGCTAT GAGTGTGACTACCTTAAGGGAATAGCACTTCCTCGCCTTGAAATTTCCACTGTTGTGGATACGAAAACCGGAAAG GGCGTTAAGAGTGATTTTAGAACGAGCTCTGGAATGTTTTTAAGTCATCATGAGAAAAACTATCCAATGGTccag GCAATTGAAAAAAGAATTTCTGTCTATTCTCAAATACCAGTAGAAAATGGAGAGCTAATTCAAGTGTTAAG GTACGAGAAGAATCAATTTTACAAGCCTCATCATGACTACTTTTCTGATACT TTTAACTTGAAGCGTGGTGGTCAGCGGATTGCAACTATGCTTATGTATTTAAGTGAAAACATTGAAGGAGGAGAAACCTACTTTCCGAAG GCTGGTTCTGGCGAGTGTAGTTGTGGTGGGAAGACCGTTCCAGGACTGTCGGTTAAACCAGCCAAAGGAGATGCAATACTTTTCTGGAGCATG GGGTTAGATGGGCAATCAGATCCAAATAGCATTCATGGAGGGTGTGAAGTACTGTCAGGCGAAAAATGGTCTGCCACAAAATGGATGAGGCAAAAGAGTACTCTGGTACCATAA
- the LOC103494504 gene encoding prolyl 4-hydroxylase 1 isoform X3, which produces MVSAQMRIVFGLLTFVTVGMIIGALLQLAFLRRLEDSIGTEFLPAGRLHKTQYDSQRQLPRGLPNWINDKEAEILRLGYVKPEVVSWSPRIIVLHNFLSTEECDYLKGIALPRLEISTVVDTKTGKGVKSDFRTSSGMFLSHHEKNYPMVQAIEKRISVYSQIPVENGELIQVLRYEKNQFYKPHHDYFSDTFNLKRGGQRIATMLMYLSENIEGGETYFPKAGSGECSCGGKTVPGLSVKPAKGDAILFWSMGLDGQSDPNSIHGGCEVLSGEKWSATKWMRQKSTLVP; this is translated from the exons ATGGTTTCCGCTCAGATGAGGATTGTCTTTGGTCTCTTGACCTTTGTCACCGTTGGCATGATCATCG GTGCTTTGTTACAACTAGCATTTTTAAGAAGGCTGGAGGACTCTATTG GCACGGAGTTTCTACCTGCTGGAAGGTTACATAAAACTCAGTATGATAGCCAACGTCAATTGCCCCGAG GCCTTCCTAATTGGATTAATGACAAAGAAGCAGAAATTCTTCGTCTTGGCTAT GTTAAACCAGAAGTAGTAAGCTGGTCACCACGAATCATAGTATTGCATAATTTTTTGAGCACAGAG GAGTGTGACTACCTTAAGGGAATAGCACTTCCTCGCCTTGAAATTTCCACTGTTGTGGATACGAAAACCGGAAAG GGCGTTAAGAGTGATTTTAGAACGAGCTCTGGAATGTTTTTAAGTCATCATGAGAAAAACTATCCAATGGTccag GCAATTGAAAAAAGAATTTCTGTCTATTCTCAAATACCAGTAGAAAATGGAGAGCTAATTCAAGTGTTAAG GTACGAGAAGAATCAATTTTACAAGCCTCATCATGACTACTTTTCTGATACT TTTAACTTGAAGCGTGGTGGTCAGCGGATTGCAACTATGCTTATGTATTTAAGTGAAAACATTGAAGGAGGAGAAACCTACTTTCCGAAG GCTGGTTCTGGCGAGTGTAGTTGTGGTGGGAAGACCGTTCCAGGACTGTCGGTTAAACCAGCCAAAGGAGATGCAATACTTTTCTGGAGCATG GGGTTAGATGGGCAATCAGATCCAAATAGCATTCATGGAGGGTGTGAAGTACTGTCAGGCGAAAAATGGTCTGCCACAAAATGGATGAGGCAAAAGAGTACTCTGGTACCATAA
- the LOC103494504 gene encoding prolyl 4-hydroxylase 1 isoform X1, with product MVSAQMRIVFGLLTFVTVGMIIGALLQLAFLRRLEDSIGTEFLPAGRLHKTQYDSQRQLPRVTVKNREFSKELGGNQFNPGLPNWINDKEAEILRLGYVKPEVVSWSPRIIVLHNFLSTEECDYLKGIALPRLEISTVVDTKTGKGVKSDFRTSSGMFLSHHEKNYPMVQAIEKRISVYSQIPVENGELIQVLRYEKNQFYKPHHDYFSDTFNLKRGGQRIATMLMYLSENIEGGETYFPKAGSGECSCGGKTVPGLSVKPAKGDAILFWSMGLDGQSDPNSIHGGCEVLSGEKWSATKWMRQKSTLVP from the exons ATGGTTTCCGCTCAGATGAGGATTGTCTTTGGTCTCTTGACCTTTGTCACCGTTGGCATGATCATCG GTGCTTTGTTACAACTAGCATTTTTAAGAAGGCTGGAGGACTCTATTG GCACGGAGTTTCTACCTGCTGGAAGGTTACATAAAACTCAGTATGATAGCCAACGTCAATTGCCCCGAG TGACCGTAAAGAATCGTGAATTTAGTAAAGAACTTGGAGGGAATCAATTCAATCCAG GCCTTCCTAATTGGATTAATGACAAAGAAGCAGAAATTCTTCGTCTTGGCTAT GTTAAACCAGAAGTAGTAAGCTGGTCACCACGAATCATAGTATTGCATAATTTTTTGAGCACAGAG GAGTGTGACTACCTTAAGGGAATAGCACTTCCTCGCCTTGAAATTTCCACTGTTGTGGATACGAAAACCGGAAAG GGCGTTAAGAGTGATTTTAGAACGAGCTCTGGAATGTTTTTAAGTCATCATGAGAAAAACTATCCAATGGTccag GCAATTGAAAAAAGAATTTCTGTCTATTCTCAAATACCAGTAGAAAATGGAGAGCTAATTCAAGTGTTAAG GTACGAGAAGAATCAATTTTACAAGCCTCATCATGACTACTTTTCTGATACT TTTAACTTGAAGCGTGGTGGTCAGCGGATTGCAACTATGCTTATGTATTTAAGTGAAAACATTGAAGGAGGAGAAACCTACTTTCCGAAG GCTGGTTCTGGCGAGTGTAGTTGTGGTGGGAAGACCGTTCCAGGACTGTCGGTTAAACCAGCCAAAGGAGATGCAATACTTTTCTGGAGCATG GGGTTAGATGGGCAATCAGATCCAAATAGCATTCATGGAGGGTGTGAAGTACTGTCAGGCGAAAAATGGTCTGCCACAAAATGGATGAGGCAAAAGAGTACTCTGGTACCATAA
- the LOC103494504 gene encoding prolyl 4-hydroxylase 1 isoform X6, with amino-acid sequence MVSAQMRIVFGLLTFVTVGMIIGTEFLPAGRLHKTQYDSQRQLPRGLPNWINDKEAEILRLGYVKPEVVSWSPRIIVLHNFLSTEECDYLKGIALPRLEISTVVDTKTGKGVKSDFRTSSGMFLSHHEKNYPMVQAIEKRISVYSQIPVENGELIQVLRYEKNQFYKPHHDYFSDTFNLKRGGQRIATMLMYLSENIEGGETYFPKAGSGECSCGGKTVPGLSVKPAKGDAILFWSMGLDGQSDPNSIHGGCEVLSGEKWSATKWMRQKSTLVP; translated from the exons ATGGTTTCCGCTCAGATGAGGATTGTCTTTGGTCTCTTGACCTTTGTCACCGTTGGCATGATCATCG GCACGGAGTTTCTACCTGCTGGAAGGTTACATAAAACTCAGTATGATAGCCAACGTCAATTGCCCCGAG GCCTTCCTAATTGGATTAATGACAAAGAAGCAGAAATTCTTCGTCTTGGCTAT GTTAAACCAGAAGTAGTAAGCTGGTCACCACGAATCATAGTATTGCATAATTTTTTGAGCACAGAG GAGTGTGACTACCTTAAGGGAATAGCACTTCCTCGCCTTGAAATTTCCACTGTTGTGGATACGAAAACCGGAAAG GGCGTTAAGAGTGATTTTAGAACGAGCTCTGGAATGTTTTTAAGTCATCATGAGAAAAACTATCCAATGGTccag GCAATTGAAAAAAGAATTTCTGTCTATTCTCAAATACCAGTAGAAAATGGAGAGCTAATTCAAGTGTTAAG GTACGAGAAGAATCAATTTTACAAGCCTCATCATGACTACTTTTCTGATACT TTTAACTTGAAGCGTGGTGGTCAGCGGATTGCAACTATGCTTATGTATTTAAGTGAAAACATTGAAGGAGGAGAAACCTACTTTCCGAAG GCTGGTTCTGGCGAGTGTAGTTGTGGTGGGAAGACCGTTCCAGGACTGTCGGTTAAACCAGCCAAAGGAGATGCAATACTTTTCTGGAGCATG GGGTTAGATGGGCAATCAGATCCAAATAGCATTCATGGAGGGTGTGAAGTACTGTCAGGCGAAAAATGGTCTGCCACAAAATGGATGAGGCAAAAGAGTACTCTGGTACCATAA
- the LOC103494504 gene encoding prolyl 4-hydroxylase 1 isoform X9, which translates to MVSAQMRIVFGLLTFVTVGMIIGTEFLPAGRLHKTQYDSQRQLPRGLPNWINDKEAEILRLGYECDYLKGIALPRLEISTVVDTKTGKGVKSDFRTSSGMFLSHHEKNYPMVQAIEKRISVYSQIPVENGELIQVLRYEKNQFYKPHHDYFSDTFNLKRGGQRIATMLMYLSENIEGGETYFPKAGSGECSCGGKTVPGLSVKPAKGDAILFWSMGLDGQSDPNSIHGGCEVLSGEKWSATKWMRQKSTLVP; encoded by the exons ATGGTTTCCGCTCAGATGAGGATTGTCTTTGGTCTCTTGACCTTTGTCACCGTTGGCATGATCATCG GCACGGAGTTTCTACCTGCTGGAAGGTTACATAAAACTCAGTATGATAGCCAACGTCAATTGCCCCGAG GCCTTCCTAATTGGATTAATGACAAAGAAGCAGAAATTCTTCGTCTTGGCTAT GAGTGTGACTACCTTAAGGGAATAGCACTTCCTCGCCTTGAAATTTCCACTGTTGTGGATACGAAAACCGGAAAG GGCGTTAAGAGTGATTTTAGAACGAGCTCTGGAATGTTTTTAAGTCATCATGAGAAAAACTATCCAATGGTccag GCAATTGAAAAAAGAATTTCTGTCTATTCTCAAATACCAGTAGAAAATGGAGAGCTAATTCAAGTGTTAAG GTACGAGAAGAATCAATTTTACAAGCCTCATCATGACTACTTTTCTGATACT TTTAACTTGAAGCGTGGTGGTCAGCGGATTGCAACTATGCTTATGTATTTAAGTGAAAACATTGAAGGAGGAGAAACCTACTTTCCGAAG GCTGGTTCTGGCGAGTGTAGTTGTGGTGGGAAGACCGTTCCAGGACTGTCGGTTAAACCAGCCAAAGGAGATGCAATACTTTTCTGGAGCATG GGGTTAGATGGGCAATCAGATCCAAATAGCATTCATGGAGGGTGTGAAGTACTGTCAGGCGAAAAATGGTCTGCCACAAAATGGATGAGGCAAAAGAGTACTCTGGTACCATAA
- the LOC103494504 gene encoding prolyl 4-hydroxylase 1 isoform X2, translating to MVSAQMRIVFGLLTFVTVGMIIGTEFLPAGRLHKTQYDSQRQLPRVTVKNREFSKELGGNQFNPGLPNWINDKEAEILRLGYVKPEVVSWSPRIIVLHNFLSTEECDYLKGIALPRLEISTVVDTKTGKGVKSDFRTSSGMFLSHHEKNYPMVQAIEKRISVYSQIPVENGELIQVLRYEKNQFYKPHHDYFSDTFNLKRGGQRIATMLMYLSENIEGGETYFPKAGSGECSCGGKTVPGLSVKPAKGDAILFWSMGLDGQSDPNSIHGGCEVLSGEKWSATKWMRQKSTLVP from the exons ATGGTTTCCGCTCAGATGAGGATTGTCTTTGGTCTCTTGACCTTTGTCACCGTTGGCATGATCATCG GCACGGAGTTTCTACCTGCTGGAAGGTTACATAAAACTCAGTATGATAGCCAACGTCAATTGCCCCGAG TGACCGTAAAGAATCGTGAATTTAGTAAAGAACTTGGAGGGAATCAATTCAATCCAG GCCTTCCTAATTGGATTAATGACAAAGAAGCAGAAATTCTTCGTCTTGGCTAT GTTAAACCAGAAGTAGTAAGCTGGTCACCACGAATCATAGTATTGCATAATTTTTTGAGCACAGAG GAGTGTGACTACCTTAAGGGAATAGCACTTCCTCGCCTTGAAATTTCCACTGTTGTGGATACGAAAACCGGAAAG GGCGTTAAGAGTGATTTTAGAACGAGCTCTGGAATGTTTTTAAGTCATCATGAGAAAAACTATCCAATGGTccag GCAATTGAAAAAAGAATTTCTGTCTATTCTCAAATACCAGTAGAAAATGGAGAGCTAATTCAAGTGTTAAG GTACGAGAAGAATCAATTTTACAAGCCTCATCATGACTACTTTTCTGATACT TTTAACTTGAAGCGTGGTGGTCAGCGGATTGCAACTATGCTTATGTATTTAAGTGAAAACATTGAAGGAGGAGAAACCTACTTTCCGAAG GCTGGTTCTGGCGAGTGTAGTTGTGGTGGGAAGACCGTTCCAGGACTGTCGGTTAAACCAGCCAAAGGAGATGCAATACTTTTCTGGAGCATG GGGTTAGATGGGCAATCAGATCCAAATAGCATTCATGGAGGGTGTGAAGTACTGTCAGGCGAAAAATGGTCTGCCACAAAATGGATGAGGCAAAAGAGTACTCTGGTACCATAA
- the LOC103494504 gene encoding prolyl 4-hydroxylase 1 isoform X8 — MVSAQMRIVFGLLTFVTVGMIIGALLQLAFLRRLEDSIGTEFLPAGRLHKTQYDSQRQLPRGLPNWINDKEAEILRLGYVKPEVVSWSPRIIVLHNFLSTEECDYLKGIALPRLEISTVVDTKTGKGVKSDFRTSSGMFLSHHEKNYPMVQYRYEKNQFYKPHHDYFSDTFNLKRGGQRIATMLMYLSENIEGGETYFPKAGSGECSCGGKTVPGLSVKPAKGDAILFWSMGLDGQSDPNSIHGGCEVLSGEKWSATKWMRQKSTLVP, encoded by the exons ATGGTTTCCGCTCAGATGAGGATTGTCTTTGGTCTCTTGACCTTTGTCACCGTTGGCATGATCATCG GTGCTTTGTTACAACTAGCATTTTTAAGAAGGCTGGAGGACTCTATTG GCACGGAGTTTCTACCTGCTGGAAGGTTACATAAAACTCAGTATGATAGCCAACGTCAATTGCCCCGAG GCCTTCCTAATTGGATTAATGACAAAGAAGCAGAAATTCTTCGTCTTGGCTAT GTTAAACCAGAAGTAGTAAGCTGGTCACCACGAATCATAGTATTGCATAATTTTTTGAGCACAGAG GAGTGTGACTACCTTAAGGGAATAGCACTTCCTCGCCTTGAAATTTCCACTGTTGTGGATACGAAAACCGGAAAG GGCGTTAAGAGTGATTTTAGAACGAGCTCTGGAATGTTTTTAAGTCATCATGAGAAAAACTATCCAATGGTccag TACAGGTACGAGAAGAATCAATTTTACAAGCCTCATCATGACTACTTTTCTGATACT TTTAACTTGAAGCGTGGTGGTCAGCGGATTGCAACTATGCTTATGTATTTAAGTGAAAACATTGAAGGAGGAGAAACCTACTTTCCGAAG GCTGGTTCTGGCGAGTGTAGTTGTGGTGGGAAGACCGTTCCAGGACTGTCGGTTAAACCAGCCAAAGGAGATGCAATACTTTTCTGGAGCATG GGGTTAGATGGGCAATCAGATCCAAATAGCATTCATGGAGGGTGTGAAGTACTGTCAGGCGAAAAATGGTCTGCCACAAAATGGATGAGGCAAAAGAGTACTCTGGTACCATAA